One Pseudomonas syringae CC1557 genomic window, TGGATTCCACTACCTTGAAGCCTGCATCTTTCAGGCCGAAAGCATTCTTGTCGATCATGCTCTGGATCAGACGGTTGCCGTCGTTGCCAGGCTCGATGCCGTAGATCTTTCCGCCCAGCTCTTTCTTGAATTTGGGGATGTCGGCGAAGTCATGCAGACCCTTGTCGTAGAGCGCTTGCGGAACGGCCAGGGTGTATTTGGCGTTTTCCAGGTTGGCGCGCACGGTCTCGACCGTTCCGGCTTCGCGATAAGGCTTGATGTCGTTTTCCATGGTCGGCATCCAGTTGCCGAGGAAAACGTCCATGTTCTTGCCGTCTGCCAGCGACTTGTAGGTCACGGGTACGGAAATCATGGTGGTCTTGGTCTTGTAGCCCAGCGATTCAAGTACCGCGCTGGTCACCGCGGTGGTGACAGTAATGTCAGTCCAGCCTACGTCGGAGAAGTTGACCGTATGACAGGCCTCTGGCTCGGCTGCCTGGGCAAGCACCGGCATACAGAGCGTGGCGGCCAAGAGCAACGATTTGGAACCTTTCATGGGTGGACTCCTGTGAATTTTTTTCTGGTCGTCAGCAGGTGAACGCTGACGCGGCTTATGGGATGGCAGGGCCTTTCGCGAAGCTCCATCACTACGCCGGGCGATCGAGTCGGAACCGATCATCTAACAGGGATAGACAAACGCCTACTGGGGGCGTCGTATCCAGTGCAGGCGGCGTCGCATCCAGTGTGCGCAAGGTCGCTTACAGATTGATTGCATCGTACAAGCGCCCGGTTGCAGCGTCGGAACAGCTGAAAAACGGCCAGTACGTTACGCAGTCGCTGCGTGTGTCGGCAGCGTTGGTTGGCAGGTCGGAGCCTGCGCGAACGCGGACCTTTGGAGGGAGGTATGCCCGACAAGTTCATTTTTCGGAGAGTATTCGCTGGCGAGGAGCCATGCCGGGCATCCATTTTTGGGCACTGCGCGGTTTTCGCACACACAGCTTTGCGGCTGCCACCTTTTAGCGCGAAAACTGTTCACAACCGATTTTTTTCCGAGCGTGCATTGAGTAGCACTCAGCGTGCGGTCGGGCCTTGGGCGTTTCCCTGAAGTGCTACCGAATTGCTCATCTGCTGCGGCAGGCAGTGGACCGTGGCGTCGCAAACAGGCACTCGGGTCGCTGCCGGATAGACGCATCGCGACGTCGTTTTCAGGTGTTATTGAATGGCTGATCAAATTCCGGCATGGGATTTGCGACGTCATCACAAAGCCCTGCAAAGGAAGGGGCTATAACAAGAGCCCGGTCTCGGGCCCACCTTTGCCACATGTGAGGAGATAGTGTGATGACATCGTTCAATGCAGGGGCTCAACCCCAGAACCGCGCGCCACAATCCATCGGCTTTCTGCTGCTGGATAACTTCACCCTGATCTCACTCGCATCGGCGATAGAACCTCTTCGCATGGCCAATCAGTTGTCGGGACGCGAGCTGTATCGCTGGACCACATTGAGCGTGGACGGCGGTCAGGTCTGGGCCAGTGATGGCCTGCAGATCACCCCGGACGCAGCCATGCAGAAAGCCCCGGCGCTGGACATCGTGATTGTCTGCGGTGGCGTCGGCATCCAACGCGCGGTTACCCGTGAACACGTCAGCTGGTTGCAAAGCCAGGCGCGGCAATCCCGTCGTCTCGGCGCTGTATGTACCGGCAGCTGGGCGCTGGCGTGTGCCGGATTGCTGGATGGTTTCGATTGCAGCGTGCACTGGGAGTGTCTGGCTGCAATGCAGGAAGCCTTCCCTCGTGTGTCGATGAGCACTCGCCTGTTCACACTGGACCGCAACCGCTTCACCAGCTCCGGCGGCACCGCGCCGCTGGACATGATGCTGCATCTGATCAGTCGCGATCATGGCCGTGAGCTGTCGGCGGCGATTTCCGAAATGTTCGTCTATGAGCGTATTCGTAACGAGCAGGACCATCAGCGCGTGCCGCTCAAGCATATGCTCGGCACCAATCAGCCGAAGCTTCAGGAAATTGTCGCGCTGATGGAGGCCAACCTCGAAGAGCCGATCGACCTCGACGAACTGGCAGTGTACGTCGCTGTGTCGCGCAGGCAGCTGGAGCGCCTGTTCCAGAAATACCTGCACTGTTCGCCGTCACGCTACTACCTGAAACTGCGCCTGATTCGCGCCCGTCAGTTGCTCAAGCAAACGCCGATGTCGATCATCGAGGTTGCGTCGGTCTGCGGCTTTGTGTCGACGCCGCACTTCTCCAAGTGTTACCGCGAATACTTTGGCATCCCGCCACGCGACGAGCGCGTAGGCTCCAACACCGCACAACAGGTCGCCATGCTGCCCATCCCGCAAGCACTGGTGCTGGCCCCGTTGTCCGGCCCGCTGTCGGCGTTGAGTCAGGCGCGCAATGAGTCGACGTTTGCGAGTGTGCGGCTTTAACAGAAATCCGGTATGCACACGCTGACGAGAAAGGATTTCTCATACGCTGCAAAACACTCGCTTTGCTCATCATCTCCCTCCAGGCACTAAGGTTCAGCAGTGAACCGGTTCTGGAGGGCGATGGAGTGCCTGATCACGCAACAAAACGCTACCTGCGTAAAGGCAGATTCTCTGCGGCTGGTCAGATGTATAGGGTGACTTCGGTGACCAAATGCCGTTTGCCAGTGTTCGCTGACACGCAATTGGGCCGCTTCTTGTACTGGAAATGAAACGCTGCGAAGAACAGGGGCTGGTCAAGTCTCTGGCGTGGGTAATCATGCCTGACCACCTTCACTGGCGGCTTGAACTCAGGGCCGGTGACCTGTCCAGGGTGATGACGCAGGTTAAGGCCCGAAGCTCGATTGAAATTGGAAAAGTGAGCGTTCATCCACACGCCTTGTGGCAATCCGGCTACCACGACAGAGCAGTCCGCGACGAAAAAGACATCGCGCCATTGGCTCGCTATATCGTGGCCAATCCTTTGCGCGCTGGCCTGATGACAAAGGTGGGGGATTACCCATTAGGGATGCGCTATGGGGTTGATTCATCAGAGCCTTCGCGAACGTGTTCGCGAAGGCGGCGTTTCAGGCAGAAGAGCTTCTGGAAACAGAACGCCTCCGATGGGACATCAAAGCGCGAAGCGCGCCACCATGCTGTTGAGGTCCACTGCCAGGCGGGACAGTTCGCCGCTTGCTGCGCTTGTCTGGTTGGCGCCGGTGGTGGATTGCGCTGACAGGTCGCGGATGTTGACCAGGTTGCGGTCGACTTCCCGTGCCACCTGCGCCTGTTCTTCGGCTGCGCTGGCGATGACCATGTTGCGTTCGTTGATCTCTTCGACCGCGATGTTGATGGTGTTCAGTGCCATGCCTGCGCCCTTGGCGATGCTCAGGGTCGATTCGGCGCGTTCGGTGCTGTTGCGCATCGAACCGACTGCCTGCTCCGTGCCGCCCTGAATGCTGCTGATCATGCGCTCGATTTCACTGGTCGATTGCTGGGTACGATGCGCCAGGGCGCGGACCTCATCGGCGACTACCGCGAAACCACGGCCCGCTTCACCGGCGCGTGCCGCTTCGATGGCGGCGTTGAGCGCCAGCAGGTTGGTCTGGTCTGCCAGACCGCGAATCACATCCAGCACCTTGCCGATGTCGCGGGATTCAGTGGCCAGATTGATGATCAGATCGGAGGTTTCTTTTACGTCGCCGCTCATCCGCTCGATAGCGCTGACCGTTTCCTGAACCAGATCACGACCGTCGGCAGCCGAGGTCGCCGCATTGCGTGATGCCTCCGAGGTGCTGATGGCGTTACGCGCCACTTCTTCCACAGCGCTGGTCATCTCGTTGACTGCCGTGGCGGCCTGCTCGATTTCATCGTTCTGCTGCAACAGTCCGCGGGCGCTTTCGTCGGTAACCGCATTCAGTTCTTCAGCGGCCGAGGCCAGTTGGGTGGCGGAGCCGGAGATGCCCTGGAGGGTGTCGCGCAGTTTGTCCTGCATGGTTTTCATGGCCAGCAGCAGACGACCGGCTTCATCGGTGCCGTCGATCCGGATTGGCTGGGTCAGGTTGCCTTGCGCTATGGTTTCTGCAGCGTTGAGGGCAGTGGCGATGGGGGTGGTGATGCTCTTGATCAGCATCCAGGCAAACACGAGGGTCAGCAGCGTAGCGGCAATCAGTAGCCCGATCACCATATTGAATGCTGAATCGTACTCGCTGGAGGCGTCCTGTTTGACCTGGTTCAACTGAGCGGAATTGATCTCCACCAGTTTGCCGAGCACGACGTTCATCTGGTCGGAGTTGCTGACCATTTCGTTATTGAGCAAGTCCTGAAGTTCGCTGATTCTGTTTGCCAGGGTGAGGCTCTTCATGCGTTCTTCAAGCTGGCGGTATTGCCCCAGCAATTGAACGTATTGATCGTAAAGGGCGCGCTCGTTGACGTCGGCGATCAGCTTTTCATACGTCGCCTGGGCATCAGTGATCTGCTTGTTGCGCATGGCCAGCAGGTCGATGGTTTTCTGCTGGGTGGCCGGATCACGGTTGACCAGCAATCGGTAAGACAGTACGCGTAGACGAATACTGACCTCCGCAAAACGGTCGAGGCTCTTGATGCTTGGCACATTGTTATTGGCCAGTACTTCGGTCGCACCGCGGATCTTGCTCATCTGCGACAGGGCGAAAACACCGAGAATCAGCATGAGTGAGCCAATCAAGGCAAACCCCAGGAATGCTCGGGGTGCGATGTTCATATTTCGAAGTGACATACAAGCTTCCAGGGTGAGGTGCGCGTTCCATGCAGCGTGGCGAAGAAGGGAGGTGAAAAAGTAGTTAATGGCTGCCTATCGGTCATGCGACTAAAGTCTTGAGCGAACAGGCACGTGAAGAATGGCGCTGGCGGCTGACGGTTTCGCACCGGGTTGCCTGTTGAACGCGCAAACCCTTGAAAACATTGAGGGCGGCCGCCAGAGTAGTATGGCACTTTGCCCAAAGAGTGTGCGGATTTGTCGCAGCCGGCAATGGTCTGACGAACAGCAGGAACCGGAATCCGAATACGCAGTCACAAGCCCCCTATGCGTGTGCGTTATTGACGTGTTCATGCCGTGACAGGTCATTATTCAAGGCCCGACGCTGGCATGCGCAGTGACTTTTCTTTATCGTGTGCGCCCGTTGAAATTTGCTCGAGAAATCAAAATGTTGGAAGCCTCCCTTAGCCAATTGGAACAACTTGTCGGTGATCTGGTGCAGCAGAACCAGGCGCTTCAAGAGACAAATGCACAGCTCGGTGCCGAGCTGGCAAAAGCCAAGGACGAGAACGAGAACTTGCAACTGAGTCTGATGGAGCAGGAAGAAAAACAGGGCAGCACCGCCGCCCGTATCCAGGCGCTGGTTGATCGCGCGACCAGCGCAAGTGCTGTCAGCGCATGAACGTCGACGGCAGCGGGGTAACCGTTCTTTCGATTCTGGGCAATGAGTACTCGGTCAAGGCGCCGGCCGGTGAAGACCTGACGCTCATGAAGGCGGCCGCGATGCTCAATGCGTCGCTGGCCGACACCAAACGTAAATACCCGACCTTGATCGGCGACCGTTTGCTGGTTCTGGCCGCCCTGAACCTCTGTTCGCAGCAGATCGAGCTTGAGCAATTGCACAAGGTCGAGCTGAAGCGTTATCGCGAGAAGGTCGACGCGACGGTCGATGTGATCACCAAGACCATCTCCCAGGGTTGATCTGGAGGCTGCTTTCAGAACGAATGTGTCTGCTTGCGTCTGCGCCATTGCCCTAGCCTCTCCTCCAGCAACAGTGGGCTGTCGATTTGCTGCCGGCGTGCATGGCTAAATAGGATCAGCGTCAGTTCTGCGGTTACCAGGGCATCGGCGCTGGCGTTATGGCGTTCTTCGGCGTGCAGGCCGAAATATCGGGTCCAGTCGTCGAGCCCGGCATGCCGCAGGTTGGCCTGCTCGAAAAGCATCGGGGCGATTTCGGCGGCGTCGAAAAACGGGTGCTGCAGGCGATAGTTCAGGCTTTCCTTCAGCGCCCGCGACAGCATGTGCTGATCGAAAGGCGCATGAAAACCCAGAATCGGGCTATCGCCGACAAACTCCATGAAGTCCAGCAACGCCTGGGCTGGCTCGCTGCCCGCCGCAATCGTGCTGGGCGCCAGACCAT contains:
- a CDS encoding choline ABC transporter substrate-binding protein — encoded protein: MKGSKSLLLAATLCMPVLAQAAEPEACHTVNFSDVGWTDITVTTAVTSAVLESLGYKTKTTMISVPVTYKSLADGKNMDVFLGNWMPTMENDIKPYREAGTVETVRANLENAKYTLAVPQALYDKGLHDFADIPKFKKELGGKIYGIEPGNDGNRLIQSMIDKNAFGLKDAGFKVVESSEAAMLSQVDRAVKRKNDVVFLGWEPHPMNTRFKMKYLTGGDDFFGPNYGQATIYTNTRKGYSQECSNVGQLLKNLSFTLDMESTLMGNVLDDKIKPDAAAKAWIKKNPQVLDTWLAGVTTVDGKPGLEAAKAKLTQ
- a CDS encoding GlxA family transcriptional regulator: MTSFNAGAQPQNRAPQSIGFLLLDNFTLISLASAIEPLRMANQLSGRELYRWTTLSVDGGQVWASDGLQITPDAAMQKAPALDIVIVCGGVGIQRAVTREHVSWLQSQARQSRRLGAVCTGSWALACAGLLDGFDCSVHWECLAAMQEAFPRVSMSTRLFTLDRNRFTSSGGTAPLDMMLHLISRDHGRELSAAISEMFVYERIRNEQDHQRVPLKHMLGTNQPKLQEIVALMEANLEEPIDLDELAVYVAVSRRQLERLFQKYLHCSPSRYYLKLRLIRARQLLKQTPMSIIEVASVCGFVSTPHFSKCYREYFGIPPRDERVGSNTAQQVAMLPIPQALVLAPLSGPLSALSQARNESTFASVRL
- a CDS encoding methyl-accepting chemotaxis protein, whose amino-acid sequence is MKTMQDKLRDTLQGISGSATQLASAAEELNAVTDESARGLLQQNDEIEQAATAVNEMTSAVEEVARNAISTSEASRNAATSAADGRDLVQETVSAIERMSGDVKETSDLIINLATESRDIGKVLDVIRGLADQTNLLALNAAIEAARAGEAGRGFAVVADEVRALAHRTQQSTSEIERMISSIQGGTEQAVGSMRNSTERAESTLSIAKGAGMALNTINIAVEEINERNMVIASAAEEQAQVAREVDRNLVNIRDLSAQSTTGANQTSAASGELSRLAVDLNSMVARFAL
- a CDS encoding cell division protein ZapA translates to MNVDGSGVTVLSILGNEYSVKAPAGEDLTLMKAAAMLNASLADTKRKYPTLIGDRLLVLAALNLCSQQIELEQLHKVELKRYREKVDATVDVITKTISQG
- a CDS encoding 3'-5' exonuclease → MNLFEWLKPRRKQVPLQADQLERLKRLPGYARPSDKTLRQQRWVVLDLETSGLNMNRDQVLSIGAVVIEDGAIDLGQQFERTLLRVDHKVSPAVLIHGLAPSTIAAGSEPAQALLDFMEFVGDSPILGFHAPFDQHMLSRALKESLNYRLQHPFFDAAEIAPMLFEQANLRHAGLDDWTRYFGLHAEERHNASADALVTAELTLILFSHARRQQIDSPLLLEERLGQWRRRKQTHSF